The genomic stretch GGATGTGGGCAGCATGTCCCACACCAGGGCTCTCATCTCATTTGGGATCTCTACTGCTGCTGGGCATGCAGTGGATTTTTAACCAGCTTCCATGCGCTCAGAGGGGACGTGCTAATCCAGGAGCTCCCCTCATACACCCCGATTTCGGAAGAGCTTGTATTGTGGTTACAGTTCCTCTGGCTTGTATACCAAGGCATGAACTCACACCGGTCTATTTCTGCAGACAACAGTCTGGCAGAACATGGAGGAAAATGCAACTCCTTCCTATGGCAGAGACAAATCTCCCCAGgctgactgctgctgcagagagcatTACCTATCTTTGTTCTTGGCTATCCTGTTTCTACCCACGAGACCACAGGGCCTTAACCACTCATCTCGGAAAGCCAAGAGCCGAGCCTGGGCTTCCTCTCCCGCGACACCTTGCTGCCATCCAGCAAACAATCGGCTGGGTGTGCCGCATCCTCTCCCGCCGGCCTCGGGGTGGCTCGGGGGACAGCAGGGTGCTGCGGCGAGCCAGGGCTGGGAGCCGGGGCTGCTGCTTGCCCGCTCTGTCCCCGCGGTGTTGCAATGGAAAGAATTTCTCCGGTTCCTTTCGAACGGCAAACCCCAAGGGTGCACGTTCAGATTGTGCGGTAGAAATGCGCAGTGTAAAACAGGCTTTAGCAGGGTGAACGGTCTttacctgctgcttctgccGCGGCTACAAGCCCGGGTCCTCTGCTCGCGGTGGAGGGACCATGACACGACAGGCACggagagggcagaggagggCACAGTGCGCTTCGCTGAGCAAGAGAGGAGGCACACTGAGCTGCGGGCTGCGTGCGTCCCGTCCTCTGGGAACGTCTTCAGGAGTTCGGACGCCGCGGCCGGGAGCTGAGCGGCACGGTGCGGGAGAGCTCACGGCGCCGCTGGTCTCCGCCGCCGCCCGGGTCGAGCCAGACGGTGCTCCGCGGGTGTCCTGCCCTACCCGGGAGCGGCTGCGGCGCTCGGAGGGACCTGCCCGGCAGAGGCacggcagcggcggcggggccaGGACCGCTCCCAGAGCTCGGGGGCTGTGGGACGGGGCGGCCCGGGAcggggcgggcgcggggcgACCCCGCGGCCGCTCCCGCGGGGTTCGGAGGCCTCGGCCACCCCCTCCCCCTGCAGCCGAGCGAAATGGCTGAACATGTAGCAATAATGCCCCGGCATTCAGGCTGCCCGGCCCGGACGGCCCTAATCAGCGGCCCGCGGacccccctcctctccccctgcGCTCCCAGAAAGGGGAACAAAACCCAGCACGTTTCTGCAGCCCCCGCGCATAAAGCGCCGGGCCTGGGCCTCAGTGGGGGGCAAAGCGGCCCGTCAATCTCGGCGCCGGGGCCCCTTTGTCCCTCGCCTCCCTGCCACACCTTTTGTTCCCGAATCCAATAAGCGCCTATTCCCGCTACCTTCCTCGGCGGCTCCTTTCAGCGCCGGCCCGGCCGCCACAATGGGCCCGGCTCTGAGCTGCGCGGCCCCATTCAGCGCCCTTGGCACGCTCACAAGCCGGCCGGGCCGCCCTGCCCCGCGGGCACGCCGCTGCGACCTCCCCGCCGCCGGGCACCGGCCGCTGGGCGAAGGAGGAGCGGGCGGCAGATATTGCACCTGGTTTATTGACTGACTCGGCGAGCTGGCGCTGGCAGTAACCGATACAGAGTAGATAGAGGGGCCGCGGCGCCCCCGGGCCCCGCCGTCGGCTTTTTACAAGCAAAGCTGCTCCGCGGGCGCGGCGCGATCGGCCCCGGCCCGCCCGGCCGTCGCGGCGGCTCCGCGGGTCGGCGGCTCTTCGCTGCGAGCTCGGGCGGCCCCGTCCTGCCGCGCCGCTCTGCGCGCTGCCTGTCCCGCGCCGCGACCCGCGGGAGCGCCGGGGTCCCCGCTGCGCcgtcccgccgccgccgcctccgttCCAGGGAGCGCATTGCGCGGCGCCCAGCGGGGCTGCGGTGCGGGTGATAACGGGGCCCTGGAGCCGCCGGGCCGTCCTGCCGGTCCGCTCCCGGCCCTCAGTGCGTGCGGGCTACCAGGCCCGGATGCCCTGCAGTGCGCcctggctgcaggagggccccgccgccgcctggtgcAGGGGCTGGCCGCCACCGCCAAAGCCCCCCAGGTTGCCCACGTTCACAAAGGGCCCGGCGGCCGCAGCCGGGCTGCAGGTGGCTTGCATGGAGGCGCCGCCGGTGCCCGCCGGGTAGGTGCAGCCGTAGCCGGGGTTGTAGGAAGCGGCGTTGCCGTAGCCGTAGGCGGGGAAGCCGTTGTAGGAGTAGGGCCCGTTGTATGCCGAGCTGTAGCCCTGCGACCCGCCGAGGCACGGCTTGCCGTCGCGGACCAGCACGGGCACGGCCACCctccgcggcggcggcggcggggccgtggGGCCGCCCAGCTCCAGCGACTTGTCCTGCCGCTGCCGCTTGCACTTGTAGCGCCGGTTCTGGAACCAGATCTTCACCTGCGTGGAAGTGAGCTTAAGGCTGCTGGCCAGGTGCTCCCGTTCGGGTGCCGACAGGTAACGTTGCTGCTTGAACCGCCGCTCCAGCTCGAAGACCTGAGCCTGGGAGAAGAGGACGCGCGGCTTCCTTCGGCTCCGCTGCTTCGGCCTCTCAGCCTCCTCCGCCTTCTCCGCTGCATCCACCGGCTTCTTCAGGACGCAGCTCTCTGCACGGGGGAGCACAGGTCACGGCTGCACATCGTGACGCCGGGCGCACGCTGCTCCCGACGGGCCCCACCGGCGGGCGGGAGCCCCGCGCCGCTACGCACCCGTCGGGCAACCGCGGGTCGGGCGGGTCGGCAGCGCCGGGACAGGCCGCCTCCGGCACCGCGGGTGTTTTAAGATGGGCCGGATCGGGCGGCAGAGCCAAGCGCATCCCCGTGCCTCTGGCCCGGCTGCGGCGTTACTCTTGCGGCTCCATGGGGCCGAGCCCCGGGCCGCACCGCGCACGGTGCCAGGCACCTGCTTCACCGCCTTTCTCCCCGGTTGGGCCTAACCCGCCCCGTTCCCTGCGCTCCGCTACCAGTATTTCGGAGCGCGGGCCTGATGCGGCAGCTCTGAACTGGGGCCTTGCAGAGGCGCTTCCCGGGGAGGCTGCAAGCAAGGCTCGGAAGAGGGTGCTGGCAGCCCCGAGAAGTGCCAGTCCCGGCTCAACATGTCCAGGGAACGCGGCCGCGGCGGCGAATACCGGGTGGCATCGTCGGGACAGAGGCTCCGCGGAGCGGTGCCCCACGGGTCGGGAACGCACCGCGGAGAGCGAGCGCGGGCGCGTCCGAACTGGCGGGGCGGGGAAGCGCGGCCGGGCCGATACTCACTTGGGGTGCGGGCCGCGGGGTCCAGCTCCTCTCCTGGGCCGGGGCCCTCGCAGGAGCCGCGCAGCACGGCGTGCACGTAGTTATCGGCGGAGATCCGCGCGTCCGTCTGGCTGCCGGGAGCTGCCATGGAGCTCAGGTAggacagcttctcctcctcctcctcctcctcgccgtCGGAGAAGCGGGCGCCGTCGGCGGCCGCCAGCAGGCAGGCGGCGGGGTGGAAGTGGTGCTCCAGGTGGTGTGGGAGCTGGGCCCCATAGTGtgggtcctgctgctgctccaggttGAGGATGTCTTTGACAGAGAAGGGGGTGGAGGTGACGGGGCTCGGTAACATCATCGGGGCAGCACAAGCAGCCAGGCAGCCCCGCGAGCCCAGGGGCGCTCGGGCGGCAGCTCGGCGGGGAGCGCCGCGCCCGGTGCTGGGGGGAGCAGGCAGCGCCGAGAGACGAGGGGCCGCGCCTGCTCCTGTCTAAGTTGCCTCCATTAGCCCGGCGCTGGGGGTCTGCGTTTTGTTACAGCTTCTGCAGGGACAGCCAAGGGCTCGGGAGCCTCCTCTGCCCCGGGCCGGCACGTCACGGCGAGGAGGGGCCGGGGGCGGCCTCGCCAttggagggagggggaggcagagccGGCCCCCTGCCCGGCTCCGGCCGCCCGGCCAGAAATAGCAATGTATTAAGGCTGCGCTCGGTGCGGCCGCTTCTCCGCTGAGCGCCTCGCACACCCGGCACCCGCCCCTCGGGCGCGGTAACGGTGCGCCGTGACCGGGGTCGCCGCAGAGAGCTGCGACCGACATTgccgccccccccccaagtGCTAAGCACGTGTAAGTAGGTAGGGACTCCCGCCCCGACGGCTACGGCCCGAACACGGCTCGGACTGGCCCCGGGAGGGGCGAACATGTGCTGTCCCGCCGTCCAGGCCTTCTCGCACCGCCGGCACGGCTGCCCGGCCCAGCAAGTACCTCCCGCCGCCCGAAACGCTGCTTGGAGAGGAggttctcctcctcttcccgcACTCCTCCCGGAGCCGACGGCATCCTCGCCGTCTCGCGCATTACACATACCCGACCCACTTCGCATCCCCCGATGCCCCCCGCCGGTGCCCCCTTATATTTCCCCGCCACCGGCCCTTGGCAGCTCGTCCGGGCTCTCCGCAGCCGGTGCGCCGCGCGCTCGACCGGGGAAAGCGCGCTCCGTGGCCGCTGCCGGATCGGGCCCCGCAGCTCCGCGATCGCCAGGCccagccgggccgggccgagccgggTCATGTGAGCACCCCGGGGCTGCGGTATCGAGGGCCTAGGCCGAGGAGAGTTATTCCGCGCTCTTTGGTCTTTCCTTTCGATTTCTTTCGTTTTCTTTCGTTTCGTTTCGTTTCACCCGCCAGTAACGGGAGGAGAGCGGCTCCACAGAGTCACCACGCTGCCGTGCAGGCGGGTGAAGCTCCGAGCGAGCCTGCAGAGACCCCTGGTCCCTGCGACTCTCCCGGCACCTGGGCTGCGCCAAACACCGGCCGAGCACCCGGGTGCGGTTCGGGAGAGTGTGCCGCGACCCTGCGGGGGCTGCCTGCGGTCCCAGAACCCCTCCAAGGGCTCAGcgccgccgagacgcggggagCGAGCTCACCGAAGGAAGGGCGAGGGGTCCCGGGAGAGATCTTTCGTTGTGATTGAAATCCTGCCGCCCTGCAGGGATCGGATCTGCTCCGAGGCGATACCCCAGGCAGCCGGG from Lathamus discolor isolate bLatDis1 chromosome 3, bLatDis1.hap1, whole genome shotgun sequence encodes the following:
- the NKX2-3 gene encoding homeobox protein Nkx-2.3, yielding MMLPSPVTSTPFSVKDILNLEQQQDPHYGAQLPHHLEHHFHPAACLLAAADGARFSDGEEEEEEEKLSYLSSMAAPGSQTDARISADNYVHAVLRGSCEGPGPGEELDPAARTPKSCVLKKPVDAAEKAEEAERPKQRSRRKPRVLFSQAQVFELERRFKQQRYLSAPEREHLASSLKLTSTQVKIWFQNRRYKCKRQRQDKSLELGGPTAPPPPPRRVAVPVLVRDGKPCLGGSQGYSSAYNGPYSYNGFPAYGYGNAASYNPGYGCTYPAGTGGASMQATCSPAAAAGPFVNVGNLGGFGGGGQPLHQAAAGPSCSQGALQGIRAW
- the LOC136010071 gene encoding uncharacterized protein LOC136010071, with translation MPPAAPRGCGIEGLGRGELFRALWSFLSISFVFFRFVSFHPPVTGGERLHRVTTLPCRRVKLRASLQRPLVPATLPAPGLRQTPAEHPGAVRESVPRPCGGCLRSQNPSKGSAPPRRGERAHRRKGEGSRERSFVVIEILPPCRDRICSEAIPQAAGLSGRAAAPGEGWPFPRGSALIYVRTAARRGRPRTAGTATSHGEAAGPGAPTRDGADGGDVPGLASHAADTCRCSARSGPCSPLTMSVGLVLDVSGFRCPVRPHWCIHRVKENRGFCGQWSQIQAGDAVHSPGNIVFISRCSVSALPGQ